In Lytechinus variegatus isolate NC3 chromosome 12, Lvar_3.0, whole genome shotgun sequence, a single window of DNA contains:
- the LOC121424667 gene encoding uncharacterized protein LOC121424667, translating to MVMIFITSQALSLGNNDYCSDGLSLNYTLPMFNQCKMIHRNDGSLVQTIPKLIPSSDLDDTRCKKNSKHMIPQGKRVCRPPDCTNESCLNGWCEETMTGYHCHIMESNNTKNKTSPTTPQHTTTTTPQHTTATTRQHTTSATTEGATSEPVARCPDGWLDGDISNKCYFLEPDAFWWFTWYEAKNACADINVTDPYGYNITAQILVLESVDEMLELKQKVIDAYQLWYDNWWYRMGLWLNCIGIWDVEDKEMFYCETNDEMIPMQYLDWGPGEPSHENVTGDILQDCVSTWNYYWPYVWTLQDRSCEHHRAATICQIPRFEDNATEAIQSSVTTEPTKSSPSTNITPGISEPQARCPVNWYEGENECYYISSAWSYHWDIRDVSFHFFWFTWYNARDLCAGMDVIDHNGRVTNPQLLVLESDEEMLELRQILLDSYEIWFGTSGWVWLNCNDMEEEGIFYCVKNGENITLPYTNWAENKPDDNVTDSVPENCIGTFGYWPFEWTLDDVNCNDINFDGIMICEINKF from the exons GTCAAGCTTTGTCACTCGGCAACAATGACTACTGTAGTGATGGTCTTAGCCTCAATTATACCCTTCCTATGTTCAATCAATGTAAGATGATACATCGCAATGATGGTTCCTTAGTACAGACAATCCCTAAGCTAATCCCTTCATCTGATCTTGATGATACTAGGTGCAAGAAGAATTCTAAACACATGATCCCTCAAGGGAAACGGGTTTGTCGCCCTCCAG ATTGCACGAACGAATCATGTTTGAATGGTTGGTGTGAAGAAACGATGACTGGATATCACTGCCACATCATGGAGAGCAATAacactaaaaacaaaacatcacCTACAACACCGCAACACACAACCACTACAACCCCGCAACACACAACCGCTACAACCAGGCAACACACAACCAGTGCAACAACGGAAGGAGCAACCTCTGAGCCAGTTG CGAGATGTCCAGATGGGTGGCTGGATGGCGACATCAGCAACAAATGCTACTTCCTTGAACCTGATGCATTCTGGTGGTTCACATGGTATGAAGCTAAGAATGCATGTGCAGACATCAATGTCACAGACCCATATGGTTATAACATTACTGCACAGATTCTTGTTTTAGAGAGCGTGGACGAGATGCTAGAATTGAAGCAGAAAGTTATAGATGCATACCAGCTATGGTATGATAATTGGTGGTACAGAATGGGTTTATGGCTCAACTGCATTGGTATCTGGGATGTCGAAGACAAAGAGATGTTCTACTGCGAAACGAACGATGAAATGATCCCAATGCAATACTTAG ACTGGGGACCGGGTGAGCCTTCTCATGAAAACGTCACTGGTGACATCCTACAGGATTGTGTATCCACCTGGAACTACTATTGGCCGTATGTATGGACATTACAGGATAGATCATGTGAACATCACAGAGCCGCCACTATTTGTCAGATCCCAAGATTCGAGGACAATGCCACAGAGGCAATCCAGTCATCAGTAACTACTGAACCTACCAAAAGTTCTCCGTCCACCAACATTACTCCTGGAATCTCAGAGCCACAAG CAAGATGTCCAGTTAACTGGTATGAAGGAGAAAACGAGTGTTATTATATATCTTCAGCATGGTCTTACCATTGGGACATCAGGGATGTAAGCTTCCATTTCTTCTGGTTCACTTGGTATAATGCAAGGGATCTCTGTGCAGGCATGGATGTGATTGATCATAATGGTCGTGTAACCAATCCACAACTTCTTGTTTTGGAAAGCGATGAGGAGATGTTGGAATTGAGGCAGATTTTACTGGATTCATATGAGATTTGGTTTGGTACATCGGGCTGGGTCTGGCTTAACTGTAACGACATGGAAGAAGAAGGCATATTCTACTGTGTTAAAAACGGCGAAAATATTACCTTGCCTTATACAA ATTGGGCTGAGAACAAGCCCGATGACAACGTCACTGATAGCGTCCCAGAGAACTGCATCGGAACTTTTGGCTACTGGCCTTTTGAATGGACTTTAGACGACGTCAATTGTAATGATATCAACTTCGACGGGATTATGATATGTGAAATCAATAAATTCTAG